The following are encoded together in the Acipenser ruthenus chromosome 24, fAciRut3.2 maternal haplotype, whole genome shotgun sequence genome:
- the LOC117962314 gene encoding glycine amidinotransferase, mitochondrial has translation MLRVRCMRGGSRGAEAAHLIGAMVARAATGWVQKAFQGTSAAVAEEDNMSKSVDPVPDECPVNSFNEWDTLEEVIVGRAENACVPPFTVEVKANTYEKHWPFYQKYGGQLFPEEHLKKAVREIEEMCNILRLEGVKVRRPEPIDWLTHYKTPDFDSTGLYSAMPRDILLVVGNEIIEAPMAWRSRFFEYRAYRPLIKEYFNQGAKWTTAPKPTMADDLYDQEYPMRTVEDRHQLAAQGKFVTTEFEPCFDAADFMRAGRDIFAQRSQVTNYMGIEWMRRHLGPEYRIHLLSFKDPNPMHIDATFNIIGPGLVLSNPDRPCHQIEMFKKAGWTIVQPPTPLIPDDHPLWMSSKWLSMNVLMLDEKRVLVESSEISTQKMFERLGIKTIKANIRHANSLGGGFHCWTCDIRRRGTLESYFN, from the exons ATGCTGCGAGTAAGATGCATGAGAGGAGGTAGCAGGGGAGCTGAAGCAGCTCATTTGATTGGAGCCATG GTTGCTCGAGCTGCCACAGGCTGGGTGCAGAAAGCATTCCAAGGCACCTCGGCTGCGGTGGCGGAGGAGGATAACATGTCGAAGTCTGTCGACCCTGTTCCCGATGAGTGTCCCGTCAACTCTTTCAATGAATGGGACACACTAGAAGAAGTCATTGTTGGAAGAGCCGAGAATGCGTGTGTTCCACCGTTTACCGTGGAAGTCAAG GCAAACACCTATGAAAAACACTGGCCTTTTTACCAGAAGTATGGCGGTCAATTGTTCCCTGAAGAACACCTGAAAAAAGCTGTGCGTGAGATTGAGGAAATGTGCAATATTTTACGCTTGGAAGGAGTCAAGGTTAGAAGGCCCGAGCCTATTGACTGGTTAACTCACTACAAAACACCTGATTTTGATTCTACAG GTTTATATAGCGCTATGCCCAGGGACATCCTTCTTGTTGTGGGCAATGAGATCATTGAAGCCCCAATGGCTTGGCGGTCTCGCTTCTTTGAATACCGAGCATACCGACCTCTGATTAAAGAGTATTTCAACCAAGGCGCTAAATGGACAACAGCCCCCAAACCTACCATGGCTGATGATCTGTATGACCAG GAATACCCTATGCGTACAGTCGAAGATAGGCACCAACTGGCGGCGCAGGGAAAGTTTGTTACAACTGAATTCGAGCCCTGTTTTGATGCTGCTGACTTCATGAGGGCTGGGAGAGACATTTTTGCACAAAGGAGTCAA GTTACAAACTATATGGGCATCGAGTGGATGCGCAGGCACCTTGGACCTGAGTACAGAATTCACCTGCTCTCGTTTAAGGACCCCAATCCAATGCACATTGACGCTACTTTCAACATCATTGGGCCTGGCCTGGTACTGTCTAACCCAGACCGCCCGTGTCACCAG ATTGAAATGTTCAAGAAGGCTGGGTGGACGATAGTACAACCCCCGACCCCACTGATTCCAGACG ACCACCCTCTGTGGATGTCTTCCAAGTGGCTCTCAATGAATGTCTTGATGTTGGATGAAAAACGTGTATTGGTTGAATCCAGTGAAATCAGCACCCAAAAGATGTTTGAAAGGCTTG GAATAAAAACCATTAAAGCGAACATTCGCCATGCCAACTCTTTAGGAGGGGGATTCCACTGCTGGACATGTGACATCCGTCGCCGTGGCACCCTGGAATCCTACTTCAACTAA